One genomic segment of Esox lucius isolate fEsoLuc1 chromosome 15, fEsoLuc1.pri, whole genome shotgun sequence includes these proteins:
- the LOC105026462 gene encoding uncharacterized protein LOC105026462, whose protein sequence is MGSAVSRPRLSQVAPCPSPPDGDQEQKPNHSTLQWTIPAVSTPLKPQDGSLGCRRINQLPPLKLDNPATFPPLYAESSSVPSALPQSQRNIWSPSIIHSHPPRRLQALQPLAPLSAGLQVTANHTAMGRDWRDGHVLHFTAPSQAERGGASRQLQGGLLEAQMVLCQQAQRRRRSHYRRMREQRLHETNIRTDNVGRHSKGIQRLHLLNRPTQRDIFWDEMTGESLDLREILLPSPVPPEQEERRQSPSGPQPQLLGRVDELTNSDLACEGQKTMTVTGREAEGKDGGQSMKKTLPWMLDWRKEKHSEPIPNHLTFWEESARTSRWEARPLGGSQREGVRGLCHVEREILEPEMDQDLLSNLN, encoded by the exons ATGGGCTCTGCGGTCTCTAGGCCTAGGCTGAGTCAGGTGGCACCATGTCCCAGTCCGCCAGACGGAGACCAGGAACAGAAGCCCAATCATTCTACTTTGCAATGGACCATCCCTGCTGTATCAACACCACTGAAGCCACAGGATGGCTCCCTAGGCTGTAGGAGGATTAATCAGTTGCCCCCACTGAAACTGGACAACCCTGCAACCTTCCCTCCGCTATACGCAG AGTCCTCATCTGTGCCAAGCGCCTTACCACAGAGTCAGCGCAACATTTGGAGTCCAAGCATCATTCATTCTCATCCACCACGGAGACTACAG GCGTTGCAACCACTGGCGCCTCTTAGTGCAGGCCTCCAGGTTACTGCCAATCACACGGCCatg GGCAGGGACTGGAGAGATGGGCATGTCCTGCACTTTACTGCACCCAGCCAGGCGGAGCGAGGTGGTGCCAGCCGCCAACTGCAG GGAGGACTCCTGGAGGCACAGATGGTCCTCTGTCAACAGGCCCAGAGGAGACGGAGATCCCACTACAGACGAATGCGAGAGCAGAGGCTGCACGAGACGAACATCCGCACAGATAATG TTGGGAGACATAGCAAGGGAATACAGAGACTGCATCTGCTGAACAGGCCAACACAAAGGGACATATTTTGGGATGAGATGACAGGAGAGAGCCTTGACCTTAGAGAGATCCTTCTACCAAGCCCGGTTCCTCCAGAGCAGGAAGAGAGACGGCAGTCCCCATCTGGACCACAACCGCAGCTCCTGGGGAGGGTTGATGAGCTGACCAACAGTGACCTGGCTTGTGAAGGGCAGAAAACCATGACTGTCACAGGCAGAGAGGCGGAGGGGAAAGATGGTGGACAGTCCATGAAGAAAACCTTACCTTGGATGCTTGACTGGAGAAAAGAGAAACATAGTGAGCCCATTCCCAACCACTTGACCTTTTGGGAGGAAAGTGCGAGAACTAGTAGGTGGGAGGCCAGGCCTCTGGGAGGAAGTCAGAGAGAGGGGGTTAGAGGTCTGTGtcatgtggagagagagattttAGAGCCCGAAATGGACCAGGACCTGTTAAGTAATCTGAATTAA